The Marinifilum sp. JC120 genome segment GGGCTTCGCGAAGGATTTCGCGCGCGGGTACACCGGTTGTCAGTACGATTTTTGCGTTGTCAGCTCCTTCGAACTGTTTGGCAAAGGTGGTCTTGAGTTCTTCTTCGACCCAGGCGAGGTATTCTTCATCAACCTCAACCTCTTCACCGGTACGCACGTCGTTGACAACGTGGGAGAATGCCTTGGTAGGCACTCCCACAACATGGAAGATGGTTACTTCGGAACCGTAACGTTTCGCCATGTCGAAAGCTACGCGGGCGGCACCGAAACTCGCGGGGGAGCCGGTGGTCGCCAAAAGGATTTTCTTAAACATGTGACACCTCGTTCGTTGCGGACAATATCAGATCACCTGTCAAGGAGACGGGTGTTACTACCATTCGACACGCATGCCTTCAGGAATATCGAGCATACCGATAATCAGAGGCTTGAGGAAAGACCAGCGGATGCCGATTTCATATTCCTCTTCAAGGTCACGGATGGCGTCCCAGCAGTTATGGCAGGGCGCGATGACCAGTTTACAACCGGTATCGAGGATCTGGTCCATCTTCTTGCGCAGGGCCACGTTACGCTGCTCACGGTACATGCCGATTCCGTTGAATCCGCCACCACCGCCGCAGCAGTAGTTGTGTTCCTTGTTGGGTGCCATTTCAACGAAGTAGCCCGGCTCAACAATATAGCTGATGATTTCGCGGGTTACGTCTTTGAGACCCTGGTTACGCACGTAGTTGCAAGAATCCTGAAGAGTTACAGGCTCTTTGATGCGTTTTGCGGGATCGATTTTGAGCTTGCCTTCGCGCAGTGCTTCAGCCAGCCATTCCACGTAGTGAATGTAAGGCTTGGGCGGCAGACCGTCTTCACGTCCGGCCCAGTAAGGGCCTTCGATGACGGTGGCGCGGTGGGCGTGACCACACTCGGTTCCGGTTACCCGGGCCGGGTTGAGGCGCTCAATGGCGTCGTATACGTGATTTACATTGTCCTTGCAGCATTCCCAGTCACCGGCGAACATGGACAGGGAGGTCTGTTCCCAGCCTTCGGAAGGCACGGTCCAGTTTGTTCCTGCCACATGAAAGAGCACCGCTGCTTCAGCGAGATCTTCCGGGTAGTGTTTGGGTTCACGGGCGTTGCAAGTGTACATGATTTCGGCGTCCTGCTTGTCAACCGGGATGGTCAGACCGGGCCATTCTTCCTCGGTCTCTTCGGCCATCCATTCACATGTTTCAACCCAGTCCTCGGTGGTTACGTCCATCTGAGCGCGGTATACGCGGTGCATGCCGGAACCGATCTTCAGCTCCCAAGGAACAAAGCCCTGAGAGTAAAGGAGTCCGCGCAAGTAGGAGAACATTACACCCATGTCGATGCCGTGCGGGCAGTACATGCCGCAGCGGTTACAGCAGGTGCACTGGGACCAAGCGACTTTCATGCAATGACGCATGAACTCGTTGTCCACATTCCCTTTTTTCTTGACGATATGTCCGAGGGTGGACTGGATTTTATATGAAGGAACCTGCTCGGGCACACAGTCGTTAACCTGATAGAGGAAACAACTGTCTGCACACATGCCGCAGTGGGCACAGATTTCGAGCCAGGTTTTGAGTCTGGCCTTCATGGTTTTCTGGATGGTGGCCCACAAAGCATTGGTGTCCACATCCAGCTCTAGCATTTCAGCGTAATATTTCTTGCCGCTCTTATCTGAGAGAGTCAGCTTAAGCTGCTCATCAGTTACGATCGGCTTTCTGTTACAAAGTTCACCTTGAGGCATTTTCTTTCTCCTGTTGGCTGTGTTGTTTCCTGTTACCAGGAGAAGGTGGAGCCTTTCAGGCCGCCGCGTTTGATGCCGTAATCCATTCCGAGCTGAGCACGGGAACAGAAGAAGAGCACGCAGTGGCTGAGTTTGGTGAAAGGCAGGCACAGCAACCAGATTTCTCCAGTTATGATGTGGGCCAGCAGCCAGAACTGGTAGTCACCCATCTGGTAACGGGCGATGAGGCCGGTTACAAAGGGAGCTACGGTGATCACCAGCAGCAGATAGTCATATGCTGTGGTGAGGATTCTTACTTCCGGGAGTGCAATGCGGCGCAGGATGATTGCAACACAGGCCACGATTACAGTCCATGAGAGCAGATCCGCGAAGAACGCGGGCATCTGCGGCAGGCTGAATCCCAGATTTTCCTGCAACATAATGTTGTGTGCTGCAAGGAAGATGGGGGTTGCCAGCAGTCCGATGTGGAATGCAAAGAATATAAAGGTATAGCCGGGCTTTTTTCTCCATGCGCGTGCGCCCACGGGGTTGAGCCAGCTGATTATTGAATTGAATGCACCTTTAAGTCCGTAGGACAGATGGGCTTTATATGCCACGCGGTCGAGCTGTTGGCTCAGGCCCTTGAAGTAGAGCACTACGCGTACCAGCAGGCCGCCGAAGCTGATTGCAAAAACCAGCCAGAGCAAAGGCCCGGTCAGAAGTTCGTACATTTTGTTTCTCCTCGTCTAGCGCTTAATGGTGGTCGCCGTAGTTCTTTTTGTTTTCATCACGGTAGGCTTTTCCACCCATGAGGAACTGCCAGAACAGGGTCACTCCAACCAGTGCTCCACCCATCAAGAGGTACATGATACCTTTGGTGAATGTGTAATATTCCTGAAGGTTATGTGCTTCCATTTTACTATCTCCTTAAGGCGATCCTAGTGATCGCCCTTGTAGTCGGGATGCTCGAAGAAGATGGGCATCCGGGTGGTGATGAAACGGAAAATCACAACGCCGAGGGTGACGATGAATACGGAGATTCCGATTTCCATCATGCTGGGGAAGTACCTTTCAGATGAGGGCAGGTGGTAGTTGAATGCCACCATGGAAACGTTGAACCTGTTGAAGACAATACCGAGCACAGTAATGATCGATGCTTTCTTGATCAGGCTGAGGTTTCTGTCACGAACACCCACACCATAGAGGAAGCAGGGCAGGGCAACAAAGCCGAGCATCTCGGTCAGGAACAGCAGGCCGTAACCTGATACCAGGTAGTGCCAGTTGTTGTCATAAGCCACGCCCATCATTTTGATGAAGAAGTAGCCGAAGAGGACCAGAGCTGCTGCCTTACCGAATCCGAAGACCACGCCGTCGTGATGCTTGAGGTATTCTTCGTCCATCATACGGTGCAGCTTCTTGTGGGACATGGAGCCCTCGAAGATGACCATGGACATACCTGCTGCAATACTTGAAACAAAGAAGTAGAGCGGCATGTAAGTTGAATACCAGAGCGGATGCAGCTTGGACGGGGCGATGGTGTACAGCGCGCCGAGAGAGGACTGGTGCAAAGTGGAGAGCACTACGCCGAAGATAGTCAGCACGAGGGTCAGTTTAACGACCACTTTGCGGATTTTCTTCCAGCCCAGCCATTCGAACATGGCCGGAGTGAACTCAACGAAGAGCACAGTCAGGTAGAGCATAACGCACAGACCAACTTCGAAGAGCAGGGAGGTTGTTCCCTGAGAAACGAAGATGGGGTAAGGCAGTCTCCACGGACGTCCGAGGTCGTACTGCAATGCAAATACAACCAGAGCGTAGCCGAGGAAGGCTGTCAGGATTGCCGGACGTACAGCGGAATGAAAGCGCTTGAGTCCGAAGATATAGCAGGCTGCGGAAGTTGTGTATCCGCCTGCTGCAAGAGCAACACCGCAGAGCAGATCGAATCCGATCCAGAGTCCCCACGGGTTGTTGTCATCAAGGTTAGTCACGGGACCGATCCCCTGTGTGAATCTGAGTACGGTGAGTACCAGACCTACGAGGAGGATGGCGCCTGCCACCAGATTGAAGGTATTGAAGGCCGATTTAGGGCCGTTGTTCGCGGGAGTGGACATTTATGATTCCTCCTTCTCGCTGTTTTCAGCCTCGCCTGATTCAGCCGATTCTTCCGGCTCTACGGGCTTCAGGGCATCTTCCACGGCTTTCTTGACCTCAACTTCGATCTGGCGCTTGTTGGCAACATCTGCCTTTTCAAGAGCTTCGGAGAGGGTCTTTTCTGCTTCTGAGCTTGCCTTGGCAATTGCACTTTCAACAGCTTCTTTGCGTTCTTCATCCGCAACTTTGCTGTTGCGTTTGGTTACCGCGTAAATGCCGCCGAGGAGTACAGGCCAGAGACCTGCAACCATGGGAACAGCTGCCAGTGCGCCGGCAGTGAGTTCAGGTGCGGACTTCGTGCCGAGGTCTTCACGCATGCCGATTTTATTGAAGGGCACGCCGGAGATGTACAACCAGCTGGTTCCGCCCATTTCGTCTTCACCGTAAAGGTGGTCAACGTAACGGTCGGGATTGCGGCGGATGCGCTCGCGGGCGATTTTGATCAACTCATCCCTTGTGCCGAAGATGAGTGCTTCTTTGGGGCACTCGGCAACACAGCCGGGGAGCTGGCCCTTGGCCTGACGGGGGGCGCACATGTCGCACTTCATAACCCGCGGGGTCAGGGGTTCATCATATTCGTAAGTCGGAATTTCAAAGGGGCAGGCTACCATGCAGTAGCGGCAACCCACACAGACCGACTCATCATAAACAACTGCGCCGTTGGGCAGTTTATTGAATGCTTTTACGAAGCATGCGGACGCACAGGCCGGCTCAAGACAGTGGTTGCACTGGGACTTGCGGAATACGGGATGTTCCGGAGTTCCGTATTTGTTGACCACGGTGTGTGTCTTGGCATCAGTTCTGCGTTTTGTGTCCAGCACTGCGAGGTCATCAAAGCTCTTCTCAGGTTTGGGAAGTTTGTTGACCTTGTTGCAGGCTGCTTCACATTTGCGGCAGCCGATGCAGCGGGTAGCGTCAAAGAGTACACCCTTACTTCCGGGATAACCTTTGAACTCCTTGCCTGCGGCCTCAGCTCCTGCGGGGAGGGATGCTCCCACGCAGGTTGCGCCCAGCATTCCGAGGAATGTTCTGCGTAACATTTATCTGTTCTCCTTCAGGCTATCCGTTACTATTTCTTCGCGTGACATGCGGTGCAGTCAGTGGAAGCAGGCTTCTTGATGTTCATAGCGTCATGACAGGTCATGCACTGAACGTGGTAAGCAGCCTTGAGGGCCGGACGTCCGTCCTGAACTTTACCGCCGTGACAGCTGGCGCAGCTCGGAGGAGTCGCGCTTGCAGGGCTGTTATGGTGGCAGCTTCCGCACACGGTAAGGGGTGTGCTGTGGAAAGCGTTAGCCATGGCATCGCCTTTCATACCGTCAACCATGCTCATGATGATCTTGCGGTGGGGCAACTTGCTGGCTTTGTATTCATTTTCAAGGACGTTGATGGTCACGAATTCGGGAATGTCTTTTTCTGCAACCAGAGCAGGAGACTCGGGACGCTTCAGAATCAGCGAAGAAGCAATGGCAGCCTTGGCGGAGGTTTCCATTTTGACAGGATCGCTGGAGGTGGAAGCCGGTCCGTTATGGCAGACCGCGCAGGTCTCTTTGGACTGGATTACATTCTTAGGCATCAGTTCGTGACAGCCTGCACATTTAGGATCTTTCTGCTTTACAGCATGACAGCCCACACAGGATCTGGTGCTGTCTGCTTTATGCATAGCCTTGTCGAGAGTAACAAAACCGCCGTCTTCGGAACCGCGAACAGTATGGCAGGAGGAGCAAGACTTGTTCATGGTTTCATGGTGGCAGGAGCTGCAAGATTCAGTGTAACCTTCGTGGGACTTGTGGTTGAAAGCTACGGCAGCCATGGTTGCTTTTACAGCAACGTTATCCTGCACCGGGGCGGTGAGCAGTACAGCGTCGGGTTGACTTCTGGGGAGGCGGGGCAGTTTTCCGCCCATTTTTTTCAAAACCGCAGAGTCGTCAGCCTTGATTTTAGCAGCCTGCTGTTCGCCGTGACAACCGGCACAGTCGATAGGACCGGTTTTTTCAGCTTTTGCAGTCTTCATTTCAAGGTGACAGCTCACACACTGGCCGTGATACGCTTCAGTGGTGGCCAGTTTTACCGAGCCAGTAGGCTTGGCAGTGTGACAGACACTACAGTTTTCTTCCTGTCCCTTCACGTACTCAAGCTTCTTGTCGAGATTGTTGTATACGTGGTGACAGCTTCCACAGTTGGTGTCCTGACCATCATCCTTGGCGATGAGCTTGGAATCCCAGTGGCGGTAGTGGAGAATGTTCTCCATACCTGCGGGAGCACGCTCAGCTTTGAATTCAGGGTCAGCAACGTGACAGCTGCGGCATTCACCAACTTGAGGTCCGGTTTTCTTACCGGCCTTGGCGTCGGCAGCATGACAGCTGATACAACCGTTGTGGTAAATTTCTTTGAGCTGCTTAGGAGTGCCGTTTTCAAGTCTTTTGAACTTGTAAGATACGGTTCCTTCGTTTGTTTGGTGGCAGGCAGTACAGTCTTTGCCCTGCTCTGCCGCTGCCTTGGTGTGTGTATCATGGAGAAACACAACAGCAGGCAGTTCCAGTTCTTCCTGAGCGGCAATAGTGTCGATCATAATAAGATCAGGACGCTTGTTGCCGTTTTCCTGCGGGGTTCCGACCATGCTCAACGCTTCCATATGGAAGCCGAGCACCCCAGCCAGGACGATCAGGATACCGGACAATCGCAATAGTTTCTTTCCGTTTGCCATTTTATGGATCCCCTCTCAATGCAATTGGTCATGAAGCCTCATACTCCAGACCTTTGTTGCTCCGGTCGGTTTTTGTCGTTATTCCCGGCTGTTACTTCCCCCATGGAAAGCCGTCTAATGGAAATACGTTTCGGACCGTTCCGGTGCGCCTCATTCCCCATCAACTGGGTTGGTATTAATACCTCCCAAGTCGATAGGTTTTTATACCTGCTCGATAGGTATGTTATTAATCAAGGGTACGTCAAGAGGTGTTTTGTAAAAAGTGTGGTTAAAAATACGGGTCTTTTTCATAGTGTTTTAGTCTAGATTTTCTCTTGCTCTAGGGTAATTCTCGGGCTGGCTAATGGTCTGAAATTAAAGTTTTAAATGGTTGAGACGTGTTTTCTTAATTTTTGTGATTCAATAAATGCTTATGTGGATATTATTTCTGATAGTGCATATTGGATTTTGGAGTATACTAAGAAGATTATTGTAATTTCAGCAAAGGCTTAAATGCTTGTACCCAGCTGTTTTTAAACTGTGCTGGTTTTCTGTTTTGAATGTGTAGGTTTTGCGGTACAGATTATCGTGGTAGAGCTTTGTTCAGTATCATAATTTTTTAAGAGAGGTGTTCAAATGAAGACTCTGGGAATTCTCGGTGGTATGAGCTGGGAATCAACAATTTCATATTACAAACTGCTTAATGAAGGCGTACGCGATAAAATGGGCGGTCTGCATTCCTGCCGAATGGTCATGCACAGCGTTGACTTTGCGCCTTTTGCTGAGCAGATGGGGAAAAATGACTGGGACAGTATTACCGCCGGATTAATCAAAGGAGCGAAAAGCGTTGAGGCCGGGGGAGCCGAAGCTTTGATCATCGCTACCAACACCATGCACAAAGCTGCGGATGATGTTCAGGCGGCTGTAGATATCCCTTTATTGCACATGGCTGACGCAATTGCAGCCGGTGCGGAAAAGGCAAGGGCTTCCAAGCTCGGTTTGCTGGGCACAGCTTTTACTATGGAGCAGGATTTTTTGTCCCGTCCGCTTAAGGAAAAATATGGGCTGGATGTAATTGTTCCGAATTGTGACGGGCGGTCCATGGTTCATCGCACTATTTTTGATGAACTTTGCTGTGGGAAACTTATCGATAAGACTCGCGCTGGATATATTGAAATAATAGAAGAAATGGCAGCGCAGGGAGCCGAAGCAATTGTGCTGGGCTGCACTGAGATCGGGCTATTGGTTAAGCCGGAGGATGTCTCTGTTCCGTTAATTGATACGGTAGAGGCGCATGTGGAATTGGCTTTGGAGTATATTTTGTAACGCTCTAACTCGCGAAGCGGCGAAGCCTTGATAAAAGTTTTTGGGAGAGTCCAGAGAACCTTTTTTTCAAAAAAGGTTCTTTGGTCCCCGAAGGGCTGCCGGAGGCTACTCACTCGCCACCGCAATTCCGGACCCGATCAAAACCGACCCGGCACAGCGGTTGGCGATTTTCCAGATTTTCGGGCTGCGGATGGCGGTCCTGCTGCGGTCTCCCAGCCATGCGTAACCCAGCAATACTGCCAGCACTGTGGGGATGATGGAGCTGACTACGATGAGCACATCCGTTGAAGTCAGGGTCTGCAAGTCCATGAACCCGGGCAGGAACCCGCAGTAAAAGGCGATAACTTTAGGATTGCCCAGTGATATGCACAGCCCGGCTAGAAATGTTTTTCCCATTCCTTTTTCTGAGGGCAGAGCCGCATTTTCTGCAAGAGGCGGCGGGGCCAGCCAGCATTTTATACCTAGATAGATAAGATAGGCCGCTCCGGCCCATTTCAGGAAAACAAATCCCGCTCCTAGCTTCTGGGCCGCGAACCCCATTCCGAAAATGACCATGATCAGGTAGGTGAAATCCCCCATGACGACACCTACACAATACAGGGCCGTGGATTTGAATCCGCGTGCAACAGATTGGGCGATGATGGACATGACTCCCGGTCCGGGGATCAACGCAAAAATTAAAACAGCAAGTATAAGTGCAATTGTGGATGTGACGGTCATTGTTGTTACTCCATTATTCGATTCTTTGATTACTCCGCATAGTTTGCAGGGTCCAGTAAATTATGCGTTGGCAGTACGGGTATAGTTGTCTATCAATAGGTATTCAAAACCATTACCCGGAAGAATGCATGGCCCAAAAACAGTCCCTTCCCCTTATTGAATTCATTACTCTCTGCTGTGTCGTTTTCATGGCTGTCTGCAATATTTCCGTTTATTATAGTTTGAATGTTTATCTTCAGGGTCTTGGGTTTACAAAGAGCCTTTCCGGTCTGTTGATCAGTGTCTATTCTTTGTCCGGGATGTTTATGTATGCCGCAGTCAGTAATCGCATAACAGTAGTCAACGCATATAAGTTCATGTTTGTGGGGATGCTGCTGGTTTCTGTCAGCGGGTGCGGATATCTGTATATTCACGAATTCTTGCCGCTCCTGCTTCTGCGTATCGGACAGGGGGTGGGGATTTTTATGGTTCTTGCCCCGTGTGTGACCATTCTTGTGTCCATGGTCAGTTCAGATAATGTCGGTTCTGCGTTTAGTCTTTATTCCACGGCTCTGTTGCTGCCTTATGCGGTCATGCCTCACGTTTCAGAACAGCTAGGTCCTTTGGTGGACGGTCCGGCATGGATTTATGCCGCAACTGCCGGGCTTATTCCCATAGCCTTTCTGCTGACCTTGTTTCTCCGGTATCGCACTTCCAGAATGGAAAAGCATGGGCAGGAAAAGGGAGAACCTCTCTCGGTCCGTGAATCCTACGCCAATCTTTTGCGTTTGAAGATTCTTTCCGTGCTGGCGGTCAATGGCGTCTATTTTATGATTTTTACCGGATTGTTTTTTTTGTTTCAGGATTTTGCCCATTCACGGGGAGTTGTCCGGGCCGGGTATTTCTTTTCTTTGCAGATGGGAGTGATGATCGCCATCCGGTTGTTTGGCGGAGCGGTTTTTGATCGCTTTTCCAAGCGCGGGCTGATTGTGACTGCATTCATGCTTACAGCTTTGGGGTTTGCGTTGCTTAGCTATTTGCATGATGAAAGCATGCTTTTGCCCATCGCGGTAGTTTTTGGGGTAGGTATGGGCTTAAGTGCTCCGGCTTTAAATTCACTTATGTTCGTGGTCAGCGAGCCTCGTTTCCGTAGCTTTAATGTTAATATGATGATGTTCACCGTGCACATGGGGGCATTTTTAGGTCCATTCATTGGCGGAATTGCAGTTGATTCAATTGGTTACAGCGGATTTTTGTGGATTGCAGCTTCTTGCACATTGGGCACGGCAGTAGTCTTTATGCTACTGGGGCGAGTGAAATGATTTAGCACTGGCTGAAATCTGAAAAGATAGATACTTTGAAAGATAATAGGAAGTTAAGCAGGAGGAATATATGTCGGATTTGGATATGAAATTTATGGAAGAAGCGTACAAGCTGGCAAAGAAAAGTTTTGATGAGGGCGGCTTGCCCATCGGCTCGGTATTGGTTCGTGATGGTGAGATCATCGGAAGCGGACATAACCAGCGGGTGCAGAAAGGCGACCCTATTGCCCATGGCGAGATGGATTGCATCCGCAATGCCGGACGGCAGAAAACTTACAAAGATACTACTATTTATACCACTTTATCCCCATGTATGATGTGCTCAGGGACCATTGTGCAGTTCGGAATTTCTCGTGTGGTTATCGGGGAGAACAGAAATTTTGGCGGCAATGAGGAGTTTCTTAAGTCCAGAGGGGTGCAGGTGGATATTCTGGATCATCCCAAGTGCATAGACCTTATGGAAAGGCTGAAAACTGAAAAGCCCGCACTCTGGGCGGAGGATATCGGGGAAGAATAGGTTTGAAACAGAGCGCTAGAAACGCAAAAAGCCCTGCTTTATTTCTAAAGCAGGGCTTTTTAAATGCTGTGGAGCTCCCAAGCAGATTTGAACTGCTGACCTCGTCCTTACCAAGGACGCGCTCTACCACCTGAGCCATGGGAGCACCTTTATATGGTGGCTTTCTTTGGCGATAATGCCTTAATGGCACGCTCAACTGCTATTGCAGGAGCTTCGTCGAAAGCCTTAGAGAACCAATTTGGAAAGATCGTAGTGTCAAAAGAAGGGGTCGTAGTTATCTACGACCCCGGGGGTATCTTTTTGACGTGGTCGGGATGAGAGGATTTGAACCTCCGACCCCTTGAACCCCATTCAAGTGCGCTCCCAGGCTGCGCTACATCCCGACGTCACGAAGAGAGGTTCTATGGAAATGTGACGGACAAGTCAACACCTTTTTGTGGAAAAAAAGGAAAAAATAAAATTATTAAAAATATCAATAGCTAAAACAGTTGCGAAACCCCGACCCGGATATTCCATGATTCCTTGGAGAAGGCCCAGTCCATGCGTCCGAACGTTGCTGTCATGAATAAAAAAACGGAGGAGCGCAAACTCCGCCGGTTCTTGTTTATGCTGTAGGTCCCTGCGGTGGAAGAGACTTTCCGCATTGACTGCATTTTATGGTCTTATCCTTATCTTTGAGACGGATGATGTTTACTTTTCCGCATTGCGAGCATTTCCGCTTTCGGTTTAAGGCTGCCAGAAGGCTTGAGTATATACCCCACATGTTGGTCCTGCATTGTTGCCGCTTAAAGGGTGTATCTGACTAATGCCACTCGCACCTCCAGCCCGCGTAGCCTCCCTCAGAGAAAAGGCGGATTTTATATATACCGGGGCTGACAGTAATATGCTCGGACATGCCTACAACTCTTTCTTCCATTACTTGTCCGTCTTTGGTCAAGATTTTTACACGATAACGTTGCTGTCCTTTTTTGTATGGATCAGTAAAACGCAGGGTTGTGCCGGAAACTGTGCTCAGTTCCCATTCTCCATGGTGGTCCGAAGTTCCGGCCTTAAGGCTACCGTGGGCCAATCTCCAGTCGGCGGCCATGTTTCCCCTGACCTTTTTGGCGTAATTCATTTTCGGCCTTGGTTGCTGGGGCGTTTCTACTTGTTGTGCCGGGGAAGATGGCGGTTGTGATGGTCCGGAAATTTTGGTTCCCCAGACCCGGTTACCTATCTGATTTTGGCCGTCGACCCTGCTGCCGTCAGCGGATATGGTCAGGTTGTCTACCCATTTGCCGTTACTCCATATGATTTTGACCTTACCCCGTGCAGGATCAATGCACTGCCAGCTGTTACCGTTACCGGGCATGCGCCCATCGGCGTAAAATTCAGCCTGCGAACC includes the following:
- a CDS encoding MFS transporter → MRWQYGYSCLSIGIQNHYPEECMAQKQSLPLIEFITLCCVVFMAVCNISVYYSLNVYLQGLGFTKSLSGLLISVYSLSGMFMYAAVSNRITVVNAYKFMFVGMLLVSVSGCGYLYIHEFLPLLLLRIGQGVGIFMVLAPCVTILVSMVSSDNVGSAFSLYSTALLLPYAVMPHVSEQLGPLVDGPAWIYAATAGLIPIAFLLTLFLRYRTSRMEKHGQEKGEPLSVRESYANLLRLKILSVLAVNGVYFMIFTGLFFLFQDFAHSRGVVRAGYFFSLQMGVMIAIRLFGGAVFDRFSKRGLIVTAFMLTALGFALLSYLHDESMLLPIAVVFGVGMGLSAPALNSLMFVVSEPRFRSFNVNMMMFTVHMGAFLGPFIGGIAVDSIGYSGFLWIAASCTLGTAVVFMLLGRVK
- a CDS encoding nucleoside deaminase, with protein sequence MSDLDMKFMEEAYKLAKKSFDEGGLPIGSVLVRDGEIIGSGHNQRVQKGDPIAHGEMDCIRNAGRQKTYKDTTIYTTLSPCMMCSGTIVQFGISRVVIGENRNFGGNEEFLKSRGVQVDILDHPKCIDLMERLKTEKPALWAEDIGEE
- a CDS encoding LysE family translocator, which encodes MTVTSTIALILAVLIFALIPGPGVMSIIAQSVARGFKSTALYCVGVVMGDFTYLIMVIFGMGFAAQKLGAGFVFLKWAGAAYLIYLGIKCWLAPPPLAENAALPSEKGMGKTFLAGLCISLGNPKVIAFYCGFLPGFMDLQTLTSTDVLIVVSSIIPTVLAVLLGYAWLGDRSRTAIRSPKIWKIANRCAGSVLIGSGIAVASE
- a CDS encoding Ni/Fe-hydrogenase cytochrome b subunit; protein product: MSTPANNGPKSAFNTFNLVAGAILLVGLVLTVLRFTQGIGPVTNLDDNNPWGLWIGFDLLCGVALAAGGYTTSAACYIFGLKRFHSAVRPAILTAFLGYALVVFALQYDLGRPWRLPYPIFVSQGTTSLLFEVGLCVMLYLTVLFVEFTPAMFEWLGWKKIRKVVVKLTLVLTIFGVVLSTLHQSSLGALYTIAPSKLHPLWYSTYMPLYFFVSSIAAGMSMVIFEGSMSHKKLHRMMDEEYLKHHDGVVFGFGKAAALVLFGYFFIKMMGVAYDNNWHYLVSGYGLLFLTEMLGFVALPCFLYGVGVRDRNLSLIKKASIITVLGIVFNRFNVSMVAFNYHLPSSERYFPSMMEIGISVFIVTLGVVIFRFITTRMPIFFEHPDYKGDH
- a CDS encoding cytochrome c class III is translated as MANGKKLLRLSGILIVLAGVLGFHMEALSMVGTPQENGNKRPDLIMIDTIAAQEELELPAVVFLHDTHTKAAAEQGKDCTACHQTNEGTVSYKFKRLENGTPKQLKEIYHNGCISCHAADAKAGKKTGPQVGECRSCHVADPEFKAERAPAGMENILHYRHWDSKLIAKDDGQDTNCGSCHHVYNNLDKKLEYVKGQEENCSVCHTAKPTGSVKLATTEAYHGQCVSCHLEMKTAKAEKTGPIDCAGCHGEQQAAKIKADDSAVLKKMGGKLPRLPRSQPDAVLLTAPVQDNVAVKATMAAVAFNHKSHEGYTESCSSCHHETMNKSCSSCHTVRGSEDGGFVTLDKAMHKADSTRSCVGCHAVKQKDPKCAGCHELMPKNVIQSKETCAVCHNGPASTSSDPVKMETSAKAAIASSLILKRPESPALVAEKDIPEFVTINVLENEYKASKLPHRKIIMSMVDGMKGDAMANAFHSTPLTVCGSCHHNSPASATPPSCASCHGGKVQDGRPALKAAYHVQCMTCHDAMNIKKPASTDCTACHAKK
- a CDS encoding (Fe-S)-binding protein — its product is MPQGELCNRKPIVTDEQLKLTLSDKSGKKYYAEMLELDVDTNALWATIQKTMKARLKTWLEICAHCGMCADSCFLYQVNDCVPEQVPSYKIQSTLGHIVKKKGNVDNEFMRHCMKVAWSQCTCCNRCGMYCPHGIDMGVMFSYLRGLLYSQGFVPWELKIGSGMHRVYRAQMDVTTEDWVETCEWMAEETEEEWPGLTIPVDKQDAEIMYTCNAREPKHYPEDLAEAAVLFHVAGTNWTVPSEGWEQTSLSMFAGDWECCKDNVNHVYDAIERLNPARVTGTECGHAHRATVIEGPYWAGREDGLPPKPYIHYVEWLAEALREGKLKIDPAKRIKEPVTLQDSCNYVRNQGLKDVTREIISYIVEPGYFVEMAPNKEHNYCCGGGGGFNGIGMYREQRNVALRKKMDQILDTGCKLVIAPCHNCWDAIRDLEEEYEIGIRWSFLKPLIIGMLDIPEGMRVEW
- a CDS encoding 4Fe-4S dicluster domain-containing protein gives rise to the protein MLRRTFLGMLGATCVGASLPAGAEAAGKEFKGYPGSKGVLFDATRCIGCRKCEAACNKVNKLPKPEKSFDDLAVLDTKRRTDAKTHTVVNKYGTPEHPVFRKSQCNHCLEPACASACFVKAFNKLPNGAVVYDESVCVGCRYCMVACPFEIPTYEYDEPLTPRVMKCDMCAPRQAKGQLPGCVAECPKEALIFGTRDELIKIARERIRRNPDRYVDHLYGEDEMGGTSWLYISGVPFNKIGMREDLGTKSAPELTAGALAAVPMVAGLWPVLLGGIYAVTKRNSKVADEERKEAVESAIAKASSEAEKTLSEALEKADVANKRQIEVEVKKAVEDALKPVEPEESAESGEAENSEKEES
- a CDS encoding DNA-binding protein, translated to MEAHNLQEYYTFTKGIMYLLMGGALVGVTLFWQFLMGGKAYRDENKKNYGDHH
- a CDS encoding aspartate/glutamate racemase family protein; protein product: MKTLGILGGMSWESTISYYKLLNEGVRDKMGGLHSCRMVMHSVDFAPFAEQMGKNDWDSITAGLIKGAKSVEAGGAEALIIATNTMHKAADDVQAAVDIPLLHMADAIAAGAEKARASKLGLLGTAFTMEQDFLSRPLKEKYGLDVIVPNCDGRSMVHRTIFDELCCGKLIDKTRAGYIEIIEEMAAQGAEAIVLGCTEIGLLVKPEDVSVPLIDTVEAHVELALEYIL